ATTTGAAACAgtatgagtaaattatgacagaattgtcatttttgggtgaactatccctttaattctaCTAGGTTATGTTTCACCAGGTTATGACCTCACAGGTTATGACCTTGTTTTGCTACATTCATCATCCCTTGAAGATCAATAGGTCAGAGATCAATCCGGCATGAAGAAATACTTATCATACATTATCATAAAAAGATTCTCGTAGTGTCTCACACGTGACCTTAACCTCAGCCATGTACAGACTCGCCACTATTTTAGAAGAATTGAGTAAACTGGGAACACTGAGACGTAATCCGAGTCATTGAGATGAGCATTGATGCATGATCTCAACATTAATATCTATGCATGCAGTTATGGGACTGGTTCCAGCTTTATATGACATGCACTTCAGGTAACGGACAGCATGGAGGGGATTGTAGGGAATACAGCACTCCTCTGCCTTACTGACATAGCGAGAGCACACTGACACAACGGTGAACCTAATAGATCGTTTAGGCCACTTGTCATGGCATTCATTCATCATTCTAATGGACAGAACTGGAGTACACAATTCAAgcagaattttctatatttacatTTCTCTTGCACCTTCACAGATGCCAGTACATGCATTTTGAAAATCTCACTCTTCTTTCACCACATTTGTTTCTACAGGACTGTATTTGAAAACAAACACTTGTTTTCTGAACACACTCTCTAACTTTTCTGTCCCTTTAAACAGAACTCTGAACCTTCAGGCATTACGTAATACTTTTTTCCTCATTGACATGATTGGTAACTGCTAACGTGAGAGGTAACTTGATCTATATAATATGTATGTTTAACTCTGACATGAttgtaaaaaatgaataaattcagATTTTGTTTATGAAAATGGGTGTAACAGATATGTAAGTAATTTGCAATAATTTAATGCTCTTCTATATGCATTTTTAGCTGGTGAGAGTAAAAATAATACCGTTAAACATGTACTGTCAACAAGCACATCTTATGATCAGTTGAGTTAAACTGTATTTGCATATCTGTATTTGTATCAGCTGAACTATATATGTAACtataaacatattaatataaCAAAACTGTAAGAATAGTGTAGACTCATAGAAATttccaaagaacagcatttattagaaatagaaTTGTTATAATgcagtctttactgtcaattttaatcagtttaatgcatcattgctgaataagtgatttctttttcttttcttttctttttaacctAACTTTTTCATTTACAAGCACAAAATGTAGAccaaattattacatttgtgcGTAATTCAAATTTATAGTGGAATGTAATCAAAGTTTAATAAGTTTAATGCAATCAAATCTAATGTTTTTCATGTAATGAAATCTAATTAGCAATAAAATCTAATGTGTACCCAAACACAAATCTTGCAGAGGGTCTAGATGAGTCAATCAAAACACTGAAGTACAAAACAAGTATTTCAGCTCTCTAAGTTaccacactttttaaaaaagaaagtgtGACTGTCATTGCATTAGAAAACTAATTCCAGAACCAAGTAGTTTGTAACACAATATGTAGGATAAAATGTTCAAGAATCAGACTCAAACTGCACTTGCCTTCATACATCCAACAACCAGGTTCAGTGGGGTCATCAGACTTAATCCCAATTTTGAAACACCTTTTGTTTTCAGACTTtgtatgtaatgtaaataaacccATAACTCCATGGCGATGGAGAGCCGATCCACTGGAGGGCGATACACTTTAAATCTGATTTGAAAGCCACGTTCTCCTGTGACGTAATCCTGTCCGTTTCAGTATGGCAGGCAGGCCCTTATCTAGAGGTCTCTGTAAATAACGACATTTATACGGTGTATTCAGAACTAACAGTCGGGTTTATGTAGTGATCGGTGATCGCTGGCCGTTCAGTGTTTCAGAGACCCTCTCGTGGGGGCGTCCTCGGGCGGTATGTTTTGGGGTGAGTACTGCGTGTTCCCTGCTGATGTGGACCGTGTTTAGTTGGAGCTTATCACACTTTCTCTGTTTACGAAACTCGTGAGCTCATCACAGATGCTACTTCTGTATTCGTGTGTGTGTCCCTCAGTCGACGGTGAGCGAAGTCAAGTCATTTGTTACGCGGCGGAACTTGTTGTTTCTTCGTTTTTGTATCAAACACTACATTTATGTTGATTTAACGGTAGGTGTTTTCCAGTTATAAGACTGATCTCAAAACCCCGTGAGATGTAAACACTGCTTTGATTCGATCATTTAATCAAATAGTTATACTTAAAtgacattacattttaagtagcttTAACGTAGTTTACTACTTTTTGTCGGTAACTTCATGCTTGGCTTCGTTGTAACGTTAGTTTAATCGCGTTCCATTATGTGTAGCGTGTTAAACTACGGAGTTTCTTCCTCGGGGTTTTTAGCTTCTCTGCTAACGTAGTTTCCACTATAGTAGTAaagtgatatatattttttattactctgttttctttaacattttatttgttttgattcaTCACGTGAATAGCCTAGATAATGAGATTATGTCCATCTAGATCAGAAGTTGCTTTCAAATAGCCTGTCAGGCTAATGATACACGGGGCagctttttgagcaatgttgcttgggcactCTCCCATTGAGGATGGGTAACAAACTTCTACCTGGATCATTTAGATCGGTCATGGGCCCTGTGTCTGGTTGGCATTTGACAGCAACATTGCCCAAAGTTGGCCGGTAGCATTGCTCAAAACGTTGtcccgtgtatcatcagcctcaCAGTGTGAGTTTAGTGGTTATATGCCGTTCTGTgaactcattttatttttcacgtGTGTCTTTGTAGGTACTTTGGATGTTTTACTGCTCTGAGGAATGAAACTTTACTATGAACGGGCAGTAAACCTCAGTTGTGTTACTATATAAACGCATGTGCACCAGAGCGATGGAGAGTGACTGTAGGATCCCTATGGCATGTCTGAGACCCCGGATCCTGGCCCTGCATGCTTTATTCTGGGGCTTAGTGTCTCTTAGGTGAGAAAATGACCATTGCCATAAGTGTTTTTCTTCTAATGCAGAGTAATGCGAAACTAAGCTTTGATCATGCTCATTCATTCCATGTTTAAACCTTTTTCTAGAGTGTTTGGAGCAGCTCTTCTTAGCGATGAGAAGGCAGCAGGTACTTAGAAAAATCAGGatttcattaaagactgttctCTAAAGTGTACTAGGTTCATATACTTGTAATTGTccttatgtttttattttgtagttacGGTGACAAAGGCAGTGACGGCACCATGTTGGCAGCTGGAGGAGTTTGTGGTCGCTAAAGAGTGCAGTGCATGCGAAGGTTTGCAATCGGTGAGGCCagggtacacacacacaattgttctaaagtttttattttttatatttgtaataaaaaaaggtaTTGTATGCTAACCGAGGACACATtgattatttacaatattacaattgaaaatagctgttttctcttttaatatatttgaaagtgtcatttattgctgtgatggcaaagctgaattttcagcagccattactccagtcttcagtatcacatgatccttcagaaatcattctaattacACTAATAAACACTATTATTAGTGTtgagaacagttgtgctgtttaacaacagcatttatttaaaatattaatattttgtaacattctagAACTCTTCAATGTATAAATTGTgtacacatacacgcacgcatacagtggggcaaaaaagtatttagtcagccaccaattgtgcaagttctcccacttaaaaagatgagagaggcctgtaattttcatcataggtatacctcaactatgagagacaaaatgagaagaaaaaaaaatccagaaaaatcacattgtaggatttttaaataatttatttgcaaattatggtggaaaataagtatttggtctaacaaaatttcatctcaatactttgttatatacactttgttggcaatgacagaggtcaaacgttttcacacactgttgctggtattttggcccattcctccatgcagatctcctctagagcagtaatgttttggggctgtcgctgggcaacacggaatttcaactccctccaaagattttcgatggggttgagatctagagactggctaggccactccaggaccttgaaatgcttcttacgaagccactccttcgttgcccgggcggtgtgtttgggatcattgtcatgctgaaagacccagccacgtttcatcttcaatacccttgctgatggaaggaggttttcactcaaaatctcacgatacatggccccattcattcttccgtttacacggatcagtcgtcctggtccctttgcagaaaaacagccccaaagcatgatgtttccacccccatgcttcacagtaggtatggtgttctttggatgcaactcagcattctttctcctccaaacacgacaagttgagtttttaccaaaaagtaaaaactcaacttgcaatcctcttctggatcatccaaatgctctctagcaaacttcagacgggcccggacatgtactggcttaagcagggggacacgtctggcactgcaggatttgagtccctggcggcgcagtgtgttactgatggtagcctttgttactttggtcccagctctctgcaggtcattcactaggtccccccgtgtggttctgggatttttgctcacagttcttgtgatcattttgaccccatgGGGTGAGATCTTACGTGGAGCCCCAGAttgagggagattatcagtggtcttgtatgtcttccattttctaataattgctcccacagttgatttcttcacaccaagctgcttacctattgcagattcagtcttcccagcctggtgcaggtctacaattttgtttctggtgtcctttgacagctctttggtcttggccatggtggagtttggagttggactgtttgaggttgtgggcaggtgtcttttatactgataacgagttcaaacagatgccattaatacaggtaacgagtggaggacagaggagcctcttaaagaagaagttacaggtctgtgagagccagaaatcttgcttgtttgtaggtgaccaaatacttattttaccgaggaatttaccaattaattctttaaaaatcctacaatgtgattttctggatttttttttccttctcattttgtctctcatagttgaggtatacctatgatgaaaattacaggcctctctcatctttttaagtgggagaacttgcacaattggtggctgactaaatacttttttaccccactgtatatatgtttagtgctgtcaagcgattaatcatgattaatcacatctaaaatgaaagtttttgtttacataatgtatgtatgtgtactgtatatttattatgtgtatatataaatacatacacatacatgcatgtgtatatatttcagaaaagtttattaaatatgtttagctataatatacattatataaatataaatatagacatggaaatagatgtaaatattttcaaatatatagtgtatgtgtgtgtattttacgacggcgttttagtgccacgttaaaaaa
This portion of the Onychostoma macrolepis isolate SWU-2019 chromosome 19, ASM1243209v1, whole genome shotgun sequence genome encodes:
- the jtb gene encoding protein JTB; the encoded protein is MCTRAMESDCRIPMACLRPRILALHALFWGLVSLRVFGAALLSDEKAAVTVTKAVTAPCWQLEEFVVAKECSACEGLQSKTIPACGQTGFVEKINCTKSNRDEYKSCRSTKMEEHLFWKFEGAMLALTVFFAILVVVRQRSLDRQASDKVRRQIESI